A region from the Kineothrix sp. IPX-CK genome encodes:
- a CDS encoding WYL domain-containing protein, whose product MPKSSDQKLKLLYIIKILSEQTDEEHMMSMKVLIDELEKYGITAERKSIYSDISLLVKFGYNIVYTKVKRGGGYFLAEREFELPELKLLVDAVQSSKFITVKKSRELIEKLERLAGQYDAGQLQRQVYVAGRIKAENESIYYNIDHIHRAIQEDIQISFQYLDWTLEKKLKPRKEGVKYRISPWALTWQDENYYLIAYDKYADKIKHYRVDKMGGIELLPDEPREGISSFKRFDIGAYTNKTFGMFSGEEVTVALQMPDRMLGVVIDRFGKEVDLKKTRKSNFSVRVKVAVSEQFFGWVTGLGTEVKLLSPKSVVVRYEEYLKKIIEQYER is encoded by the coding sequence ATGCCCAAATCATCGGATCAGAAATTAAAGCTTTTATATATAATAAAAATTTTGAGCGAACAGACGGATGAAGAGCACATGATGTCCATGAAGGTGTTGATTGATGAGCTGGAAAAATACGGTATTACGGCCGAAAGGAAGTCTATTTACAGCGATATTTCCCTGCTTGTGAAGTTCGGATATAACATCGTTTACACTAAAGTAAAGCGAGGCGGAGGATATTTCCTGGCCGAGAGGGAATTCGAACTTCCGGAGTTAAAGCTTTTGGTGGACGCCGTCCAGTCGTCCAAGTTCATCACAGTCAAAAAGTCGAGAGAACTGATTGAAAAGCTGGAACGGCTTGCGGGTCAGTATGACGCCGGACAGCTTCAGCGCCAGGTTTATGTAGCAGGTCGCATCAAAGCGGAAAACGAAAGCATCTATTACAATATTGATCATATACATAGGGCCATTCAGGAGGATATTCAGATTTCCTTTCAGTATTTGGACTGGACGCTGGAAAAGAAGCTGAAGCCCCGGAAAGAAGGCGTTAAATACCGCATCAGTCCATGGGCCCTGACATGGCAGGATGAGAATTACTATCTGATAGCCTATGACAAGTATGCGGATAAAATCAAGCATTACCGGGTGGACAAAATGGGCGGGATCGAGCTGTTGCCTGACGAGCCGAGGGAAGGGATAAGTTCCTTTAAGCGTTTCGATATAGGGGCGTATACGAATAAGACCTTCGGCATGTTCAGCGGCGAGGAGGTAACCGTCGCCTTGCAGATGCCCGACAGGATGCTGGGAGTTGTCATCGATAGATTCGGAAAAGAAGTGGATTTGAAAAAGACAAGAAAGAGTAATTTTTCGGTAAGGGTAAAGGTGGCTGTCAGCGAGCAGTTCTTTGGCTGGGTCACGGGACTTGGAACGGAGGTTAAGCTCCTTTCTCCCAAATCGGTGGTAGTACGTTATGAAGAATATCTGAAAAAAATCATAGAACAATATGAAAGGTAG
- the rnhA gene encoding ribonuclease HI: protein MKVKIYTDGSARGNPEGPGGYGTVLQYVDGKGTLHEREYSAGYKKTTNNRMELMAVIVGLEALNKPCEVEVISDSKYVTDAFNQHWMEGWLKKNWKTSGNKPVKNVDLWKRLLEAKKQHQVEFTWVKGHDGHPENERCDTLATAAADGDELLEDFVQEPQ, encoded by the coding sequence ATGAAAGTAAAGATATATACGGACGGGTCTGCGAGAGGGAACCCGGAAGGGCCGGGGGGCTATGGAACCGTCCTGCAGTATGTGGATGGTAAGGGAACTTTGCATGAGCGGGAATATTCGGCGGGCTATAAGAAGACCACCAATAACCGGATGGAGCTGATGGCGGTAATCGTGGGTCTGGAGGCCCTGAATAAGCCTTGTGAGGTAGAAGTCATATCGGACTCCAAATATGTTACCGATGCCTTCAACCAGCATTGGATGGAGGGGTGGCTTAAGAAGAACTGGAAGACCAGCGGGAATAAGCCGGTGAAAAATGTGGATTTGTGGAAACGCCTGCTGGAGGCAAAAAAACAGCATCAGGTGGAGTTTACATGGGTGAAAGGGCATGACGGACATCCGGAAAACGAGAGATGTGATACATTGGCGACGGCGGCGGCGGATGGGGATGAATTGCTTGAGGATTTTGTGCAGGAGCCGCAATGA
- a CDS encoding YjjG family noncanonical pyrimidine nucleotidase, whose protein sequence is MGKFEIILWDVDQTLLDFRRSESYAVRHCFELFGLEVTDEIVALYSGINESFWKRIEKGEIAKKEALIERFRTLFAQIGVTGVEPEEFQKHYADALGSVYYYQDDSYELVKLLKGQYRQYLVTNGITHTQRKKLKLSGLDELVEDIFVSEEIGVPKPQKEYFDRCFSRIQDFDKEKTIIVGDSLSSDMLGGNNAGLVTCWYNPGGLKNDSEVRIDYEINNLQDIISVLNEEP, encoded by the coding sequence ATGGGTAAATTTGAAATTATATTGTGGGATGTGGATCAGACCTTACTGGATTTTAGACGTTCTGAAAGCTATGCTGTCAGGCATTGTTTCGAGCTGTTCGGGCTGGAGGTAACGGACGAAATCGTTGCCTTGTATTCAGGAATCAACGAAAGCTTCTGGAAACGCATCGAAAAAGGAGAAATTGCCAAAAAGGAAGCTTTGATTGAGCGGTTTCGTACGCTGTTTGCGCAAATTGGAGTAACCGGAGTGGAGCCGGAGGAATTCCAGAAACATTATGCGGATGCGTTAGGCAGCGTATATTACTATCAGGACGATTCCTATGAGCTGGTGAAGCTGCTAAAAGGGCAGTACAGACAATATCTTGTAACCAATGGGATTACTCATACTCAGAGAAAAAAATTAAAACTTTCAGGACTTGATGAATTGGTAGAGGATATTTTCGTGTCGGAGGAAATAGGAGTTCCTAAGCCTCAGAAGGAATATTTCGACAGGTGCTTCTCGCGCATTCAGGACTTCGATAAAGAAAAAACGATTATCGTAGGAGATTCCCTAAGCAGCGATATGCTGGGCGGCAACAATGCGGGACTTGTTACTTGCTGGTATAATCCCGGAGGGCTTAAGAACGACTCTGAAGTTAGGATCGACTATGAAATTAATAATTTACAGGATATTATATCCGTTTTGAATGAGGAGCCGTAG
- a CDS encoding pyridoxal phosphate-dependent aminotransferase yields the protein MEITFAARMKDFEEGIFQVLNEKKNEFLAQGHKVYNLSVGTPDFKPAKHIRDAVAQAAAGPDNYKYSLVDLPRLTDAVMGRFERRYGVELKEEEIMSVYGSQEGITHIGLTLCDAGDVVLVPNPGYPIFSIGPALSGAKLVPYDLYEENGYLPDLEGMDKELLRKTKFMIVSYPLNPICKTAPESFYERLIPWAKENNIVIIHDNAYSDIIYDGREGISILSIPGAKEVCAEFYSLSKSYNYTGARMGFLVGNKEIVAHFKRLRSQIDYGTFLPVQYGAIAALNGPDDMIKEQCREYQRRRDALCGGLRSIGWNIPDSEGTMFAWGAIPEGYEDDTEFVMQLFEKSGVLCTPGSSFGTLGEGHVRFALTIPVEEIVEAVRSVERSGMIVK from the coding sequence ATGGAGATTACATTTGCGGCGAGGATGAAGGACTTTGAAGAAGGAATTTTTCAAGTATTAAATGAGAAGAAGAATGAATTTCTTGCGCAGGGACATAAGGTATATAACCTATCGGTGGGAACTCCCGATTTTAAACCGGCAAAGCACATTAGGGATGCAGTGGCGCAGGCCGCAGCGGGTCCGGACAATTATAAATACTCTCTTGTGGATCTACCGCGATTGACTGATGCAGTCATGGGACGTTTTGAGAGGCGCTATGGCGTAGAGCTTAAGGAAGAGGAAATTATGTCCGTTTACGGTTCACAGGAGGGAATCACTCATATTGGCCTGACTTTATGCGATGCGGGAGATGTGGTGTTAGTTCCCAATCCGGGCTATCCCATATTCTCAATCGGACCTGCTCTTTCCGGTGCTAAGCTGGTTCCTTATGATTTATATGAAGAGAACGGTTACCTTCCTGATTTAGAGGGAATGGACAAGGAACTTCTTAGAAAAACGAAATTTATGATCGTTTCCTATCCGCTGAATCCGATTTGCAAGACAGCTCCTGAAAGCTTTTATGAACGCCTCATCCCCTGGGCGAAGGAGAATAATATCGTCATTATTCATGACAACGCTTATTCCGATATCATATACGACGGAAGGGAGGGGATTTCGATTCTGTCAATACCCGGAGCAAAGGAGGTCTGTGCAGAGTTCTATTCGCTGTCCAAGTCCTATAACTATACTGGTGCCAGAATGGGTTTTTTGGTAGGGAATAAGGAAATAGTGGCTCATTTTAAAAGACTTCGCTCACAGATTGATTACGGAACCTTTCTTCCGGTGCAGTACGGTGCTATTGCAGCATTGAACGGACCAGACGATATGATAAAAGAGCAGTGCAGGGAATATCAGAGGCGCAGGGATGCACTCTGCGGAGGACTTCGTTCCATCGGCTGGAACATCCCCGACAGCGAAGGTACTATGTTCGCCTGGGGAGCCATACCCGAGGGATATGAGGATGATACGGAGTTCGTCATGCAGCTTTTTGAGAAGTCAGGTGTGCTCTGCACTCCGGGGAGCAGTTTCGGCACTCTTGGCGAGGGGCATGTCAGATTTGCCCTTACCATACCGGTGGAAGAAATAGTAGAAGCGGTAAGGTCGGTAGAACGTTCAGGTATGATTGTAAAATAA